In bacterium 336/3, the following proteins share a genomic window:
- a CDS encoding histidyl-tRNA synthase, which produces MKPAKPTTPKGTRDYTPSMMLKRNFIIGHIKEVFEKYGFMPLETPAMENLSVLMGKYGEEGDQLLYKILNQADFLSKVETSDIEKGSKHLALKISEKGLRYDLTVPFARFVVMNQNDLAFPFKRYQIQPVWRGDAPQKGRYREFYQCDADVVGTESLICEAEIILMMHEVLGNRLKIKDYAIKMNNRKILAGIAETVGAEGKEAELCVAIDKLDKIGKEKVLNELKERGFTETNLEKLLPIFSLPTDNREKIAFLEKFLENSNIGKQGIEEVNKVLKYLNSFSSTLKFEVDIDITLARGLSYYTGAIFEVKVKNSAIGSISGGGRYDNLTGTFGLEGVAGVGFSFGLDRIYDVMEEQNLFPSQTQSTTKVMLSNFDNEAEAYSLPILKRLRDIGIKAEIYPQSTKLDKQLKYANKKQIPFVVLIGSEEMSSGIFTLKNMQEGTQQKLNIEEIINQLAI; this is translated from the coding sequence ATGAAACCAGCTAAACCAACAACACCTAAAGGAACACGTGACTATACACCTTCTATGATGCTCAAACGCAATTTTATTATTGGGCATATCAAAGAAGTTTTTGAAAAATATGGATTCATGCCACTCGAAACACCTGCAATGGAAAATCTTTCTGTTTTGATGGGTAAATATGGCGAAGAAGGTGACCAACTTTTATATAAAATTTTAAATCAAGCAGATTTTTTGAGTAAAGTAGAAACCTCTGATATTGAAAAAGGTTCAAAACATTTAGCTTTGAAAATATCTGAGAAAGGCTTACGCTATGATTTAACAGTACCTTTTGCTCGTTTTGTGGTGATGAATCAAAACGATTTAGCTTTTCCGTTTAAACGCTATCAGATACAACCTGTTTGGCGTGGTGATGCTCCCCAGAAAGGGCGTTACAGAGAGTTTTATCAGTGTGATGCTGATGTAGTAGGAACTGAATCCTTGATTTGTGAAGCAGAGATTATCCTGATGATGCATGAAGTCTTAGGCAATCGCCTGAAAATTAAAGATTATGCCATCAAGATGAACAATCGAAAAATTTTGGCAGGAATCGCTGAAACAGTAGGAGCAGAAGGAAAAGAAGCAGAGTTGTGTGTGGCTATTGATAAACTTGATAAAATTGGTAAGGAAAAAGTCTTAAATGAATTAAAAGAAAGAGGTTTTACAGAAACAAATTTAGAGAAACTGCTTCCTATATTCAGTCTGCCAACTGATAATCGAGAAAAAATAGCTTTCTTAGAGAAGTTTTTAGAAAACTCAAATATTGGAAAACAAGGGATAGAGGAGGTAAATAAGGTTTTAAAATATTTGAATTCTTTTTCAAGCACTTTGAAATTTGAAGTAGATATAGATATAACTCTTGCCAGAGGGCTTTCATATTATACAGGAGCTATTTTTGAAGTAAAAGTGAAAAACTCTGCTATTGGGAGTATCAGTGGTGGTGGACGTTATGATAATCTTACAGGTACATTTGGTTTGGAAGGTGTAGCTGGTGTCGGCTTTTCTTTCGGTCTGGATAGAATCTATGATGTGATGGAAGAACAGAATCTGTTTCCAAGCCAAACACAAAGTACTACTAAAGTAATGTTGAGTAATTTTGATAATGAAGCTGAAGCCTATTCTTTACCAATTCTGAAGCGATTAAGAGATATAGGCATCAAAGCTGAGATTTATCCACAAAGTACCAAACTGGATAAGCAACTTAAATATGCAAACAAAAAACAAATTCCTTTTGTAGTTTTGATAGGCTCAGAGGAGATGAGTAGTGGTATATTTACGCTTAAAAATATGCAAGAAGGTACTCAACAAAAGTTAAACATTGAAGAAATCATAAATCAATTGGCTATTTAA
- a CDS encoding phosphoribosyl-ATP pyrophosphatase (catalyzes the formation of 1-(5-phosphoribosyl)-AMP from 1-(5-phosphoribosyl)-ATP and the subsequent formation of 1-(5-phosphoribosyl)-5-((5-phosphoribosylamino)methylideneamino)imidazole-4-carboxamide from 1-(5-phosphoribosyl)-AMP in histidine biosynthesis), producing MQFNKNTDGLIPVIIQDNNTQKVLMLGYMNEEAFEKTQKEQVVTFYSRTKQRLWTKGETSGNFLKVKDIKIDCDKDTILIKAEPLGVVCHTGADTCFEEENKDNLFFINHLRKVIQERKNQIPETSYTASLFAKGINKIAQKVGEEAIELVIEAKDNNQDLFLGEAADLLFHYLVLLEAKNISLNQVIEVLEKRHKK from the coding sequence ATGCAATTTAATAAAAACACAGATGGGCTGATTCCTGTTATTATTCAAGATAATAATACACAAAAAGTATTGATGCTTGGATATATGAATGAAGAAGCTTTTGAAAAAACACAAAAGGAACAAGTTGTAACTTTTTACAGTCGTACCAAACAACGCCTTTGGACAAAAGGAGAAACTTCAGGTAATTTTTTGAAAGTAAAAGATATAAAAATTGATTGTGACAAAGATACTATACTCATCAAGGCAGAGCCTCTAGGTGTGGTTTGTCACACAGGAGCAGATACTTGTTTTGAAGAAGAAAACAAGGATAATCTGTTTTTTATCAATCATTTACGCAAAGTAATACAAGAACGTAAAAACCAAATACCTGAAACTTCTTATACGGCTTCTTTATTTGCAAAAGGGATTAATAAAATAGCTCAAAAAGTAGGAGAAGAAGCAATAGAACTCGTAATAGAAGCTAAAGACAACAATCAAGATTTGTTTTTAGGAGAAGCAGCTGATTTGTTATTTCACTATTTGGTGCTTTTAGAAGCTAAAAATATATCATTGAATCAAGTGATAGAAGTTTTGGAGAAAAGACATAAAAAATAA
- a CDS encoding group 1 glycosyl transferase, with amino-acid sequence MKKILFLFPYPHATAGSQRFRFEQYLDFLQTQGFYIVLKSFLSQKTWSILYKDKHFMQKVVGIVNGFWKRFILLFSVWKYDFIFIHREATPIGLPWVEWCIAKIFRKKVIFDFDDAIWLPNTSEQNKIVAKIKFHEKTALICKWAYKISAGNNFLADYAKKYNSNVIINPTTIDTENWHNPALVSSKKHIKPIIGWTGTHSTIQYLYFLIPIIENLSKKFDFTFLVISDKQPDFQLDNLLYIPWNKATEIADLAQMDIGVMPLEDDPWAKGKCGFKALQYMSMEVVPVISPVGVNTEIVEHGKNGFLAQTEQEWLETLEFLLKNNALRADLGKNARKTIIERYSVQANRGNFLGFFT; translated from the coding sequence ATGAAAAAAATATTATTTTTATTCCCTTATCCTCATGCAACGGCTGGCTCACAAAGATTTAGATTTGAACAATATTTAGATTTTCTACAAACACAAGGCTTTTATATTGTTCTAAAATCTTTTCTTAGTCAAAAGACATGGAGCATCTTGTATAAAGACAAACATTTTATGCAAAAAGTTGTAGGTATTGTAAACGGATTTTGGAAGCGATTTATTTTACTTTTTTCCGTCTGGAAATACGATTTCATATTTATACATCGAGAGGCTACTCCCATTGGATTGCCTTGGGTGGAATGGTGTATTGCCAAAATATTTAGAAAAAAAGTCATTTTTGATTTTGATGATGCTATTTGGCTACCCAATACATCTGAGCAAAATAAAATAGTGGCAAAAATAAAATTTCATGAAAAAACAGCCTTGATATGCAAGTGGGCTTATAAAATTTCTGCTGGTAATAATTTTTTAGCTGATTATGCAAAAAAATACAATTCAAATGTAATTATCAATCCTACAACCATTGATACTGAAAACTGGCATAACCCTGCTCTAGTTTCATCTAAAAAACATATTAAACCTATTATCGGCTGGACAGGCACACATTCCACTATTCAATATTTGTATTTTTTAATTCCCATTATTGAAAATTTATCTAAAAAATTTGATTTTACTTTTTTGGTTATTTCAGACAAACAACCTGATTTTCAATTGGACAACTTACTCTATATCCCTTGGAATAAGGCTACTGAAATAGCAGATTTGGCTCAGATGGATATAGGTGTGATGCCCTTAGAGGATGATCCATGGGCAAAAGGAAAATGTGGATTCAAAGCACTTCAATATATGTCAATGGAAGTTGTACCTGTTATATCGCCTGTAGGGGTAAATACAGAAATCGTAGAACATGGTAAGAATGGTTTTTTAGCTCAAACAGAGCAAGAATGGCTTGAAACTTTAGAGTTTCTATTAAAAAACAATGCTTTGAGGGCTGATTTAGGTAAAAATGCTCGAAAAACCATCATTGAACGTTATTCAGTTCAAGCAAATCGTGGCAATTTCTTAGGTTTTTTTACATAA
- a CDS encoding NADH dehydrogenase (part of NADH-ubiquinone oxidoreductase complex I; shuttles electrons from NADH, via FMN and iron-sulfur (Fe-S) centers, to quinones in the respiratory chain; NuoF is part of the soluble NADH dehydrogenase fragment, which represents the electron input part of NADH dehydrogenase) — MAGIKILTEHINVENIDTLEVYRQKGGYRAVEKALKTMTPDEVTEEVKKSGLRGRGGAGFPAGMKWGFLAKPEGVPRYLVCNADESEPGTFKDRHLMAKIPHALIEGMIVASYALGAKTSYIYVRGEMLYVIKILEKAIAEAYRAGLLGKNILGTDYSLDLYVHSGGGAYICGEETALLESLEGKRGNPRNKPPFPAVKGLYGCPTVVNNVETIAATSWIINNGGDEYAKIGIGKSTGTKLISACGHINKPGVYEIELGVPVEEFLYSDEYCGGIKNGKKLKAVIAGGSSVPILPANLIVKTAKGESRLMTYESLSDGGFQTGTMLGSGGFIVMDESVCIVKNTLSLAKFYHHESCGQCSPCREGTGWLEKVLHNLEYGKGKISDIDLLVGIANNIEGKTICPLGEAAAWPVQAAVRHFRDEFEWHVTNPTEATKKGAVYQGNLVMA, encoded by the coding sequence ATGGCAGGTATTAAAATTCTTACTGAACATATTAATGTTGAAAATATAGATACTCTTGAAGTGTATCGTCAAAAGGGAGGATATAGAGCTGTTGAAAAAGCTCTTAAAACCATGACTCCTGATGAAGTAACTGAAGAAGTAAAAAAATCAGGATTGCGTGGGCGTGGTGGGGCAGGTTTTCCTGCAGGTATGAAATGGGGCTTTTTGGCAAAACCTGAAGGAGTACCTCGTTACTTGGTTTGTAATGCTGATGAATCTGAACCTGGTACGTTCAAAGATAGACATTTGATGGCTAAAATTCCTCATGCCTTGATAGAAGGAATGATAGTTGCAAGTTATGCTTTGGGTGCAAAAACGTCTTATATTTATGTAAGAGGAGAAATGCTTTATGTTATTAAAATCTTAGAAAAAGCTATTGCAGAAGCGTATAGAGCGGGTCTTTTAGGTAAAAATATTTTAGGAACGGATTATAGCTTAGACCTTTATGTACATTCTGGTGGTGGGGCATATATTTGTGGAGAAGAAACTGCTCTTCTAGAAAGTTTAGAAGGAAAGCGTGGTAATCCAAGAAATAAACCTCCTTTCCCTGCTGTAAAAGGTTTATATGGCTGTCCTACAGTAGTAAACAATGTGGAAACTATTGCTGCTACATCTTGGATTATCAATAATGGTGGAGATGAATATGCAAAAATCGGAATTGGTAAAAGTACAGGTACAAAACTGATATCAGCTTGTGGGCATATTAATAAACCAGGTGTTTATGAAATAGAATTAGGTGTTCCTGTTGAGGAGTTTCTCTATTCTGATGAATATTGTGGTGGTATCAAGAATGGTAAAAAGTTAAAGGCAGTGATTGCTGGAGGCTCTTCAGTACCGATTTTACCTGCTAACTTAATTGTAAAAACAGCAAAAGGAGAATCACGCTTGATGACCTACGAATCCTTAAGTGATGGAGGTTTCCAAACGGGTACTATGCTTGGTTCGGGTGGTTTTATTGTAATGGATGAAAGTGTTTGTATTGTGAAAAATACTTTGAGTCTAGCTAAATTCTATCATCATGAATCTTGTGGACAATGCTCACCTTGTCGTGAGGGAACTGGATGGTTAGAAAAAGTTCTTCATAATCTTGAGTATGGTAAAGGTAAAATAAGTGATATAGATTTGCTTGTAGGTATTGCTAATAATATTGAAGGAAAAACAATTTGTCCACTTGGTGAAGCTGCTGCTTGGCCTGTTCAGGCTGCTGTTCGTCACTTCAGAGATGAATTTGAGTGGCATGTTACCAATCCCACAGAAGCTACCAAAAAAGGTGCTGTGTATCAAGGAAATTTAGTAATGGCTTAA
- a CDS encoding phosphoribosylformylglycinamidine cyclo-ligase, whose product MTKYNERGVSATKEDVHNAIKNVDKGLFPKAFCKIVPDFLGGDDAYCNIMHADGAGTKSSLAYAYWRETGDLSVWKGIAQDAIVMNIDDLLCVGVWDNFLLSSTIGRNKQLISGEVIAAIINGTEEFVEEMREYGIQIRTTGGETADVGDLVKTVIVDSTLTARAKRSQIISNHTIQAGDVIVGLASFGQAKYEKEYNGGMGSNGLTSARHDVFSKQIAKKYPETYDNALNDSVVYVGSYNLTDTIEIEGKQIPIGKLVLSPTRTYAPIMKEILSLHSKNIHGLVHCSGGGQTKVLHFVENVHIIKDNLFNIPPLFEIIQKESQTAWKEMYQVFNMGHRMEIYLPEQYAQEIIQISKSFGVDAQIVGRVEASESTKLTIKTDKGVFEY is encoded by the coding sequence ATGACTAAATATAACGAAAGAGGTGTTTCAGCCACCAAAGAAGATGTTCATAATGCCATTAAAAATGTAGATAAAGGCTTATTTCCTAAAGCATTTTGTAAAATAGTACCTGATTTTTTGGGAGGTGATGATGCTTATTGTAACATCATGCATGCTGATGGAGCGGGAACAAAATCATCTTTGGCGTATGCTTATTGGAGAGAAACAGGTGATTTATCTGTTTGGAAAGGTATTGCCCAAGATGCGATTGTAATGAATATCGATGATTTGTTATGTGTGGGCGTTTGGGATAATTTTCTGCTTTCCTCAACAATTGGCAGAAATAAACAACTTATTTCTGGAGAAGTAATAGCAGCTATCATCAATGGAACAGAAGAGTTTGTGGAGGAAATGAGAGAATATGGAATTCAAATTCGTACAACTGGTGGTGAAACAGCAGATGTAGGTGATTTGGTAAAAACTGTAATTGTTGATAGTACTCTAACTGCAAGAGCAAAGCGTTCTCAAATTATATCAAATCATACCATACAGGCAGGAGATGTGATTGTGGGTTTGGCTTCGTTTGGACAAGCTAAATATGAAAAAGAGTATAATGGAGGAATGGGAAGTAACGGACTTACTTCAGCTCGTCATGATGTATTTAGTAAACAAATTGCAAAAAAATATCCTGAAACGTATGATAATGCCTTGAATGATAGTGTTGTATATGTAGGTTCATATAATTTAACAGACACTATTGAAATAGAAGGCAAACAAATACCTATAGGTAAATTGGTGCTTTCACCTACTCGTACCTATGCTCCCATCATGAAGGAAATTTTATCACTACACTCAAAAAATATACATGGCTTGGTGCATTGTAGTGGAGGTGGGCAGACAAAAGTGCTTCATTTTGTAGAAAATGTACATATTATTAAGGATAATCTATTTAATATTCCTCCGTTGTTTGAAATAATCCAGAAAGAAAGCCAAACAGCTTGGAAAGAAATGTATCAGGTTTTCAATATGGGACACCGTATGGAAATTTATCTGCCAGAACAATATGCTCAGGAAATCATCCAGATTAGTAAATCTTTTGGTGTGGATGCTCAAATTGTAGGTAGGGTAGAAGCCTCAGAAAGTACAAAATTGACTATCAAAACAGATAAAGGAGTTTTTGAATATTAA
- a CDS encoding 4-hydroxy-tetrahydrodipicolinate synthase — protein MTNKLPKGVGVALVTPFDANLNIDFSAYKRLLEHTAQIGVDYWVVQGTTGESPTTTFAEKAQLLAFAKENNPKKLPIVYGMGGNNTETIIQNIKNTDLEGVTALLSVSPYYNKPSQRGIIAHYQKIADVSPVPIVLYNVPGRTGSNITAETTLALAEHPNIIATKEASGNLVQCMEIAKNKPKDFMLISGDDMLTVPMISFGAEGVISVMANAFQEFNDMSHLALEKNFEAASQKLFSLLTLNDLMYIEGNPVGIKQVLTFQGVCSSNVRLPLVEASEKLSEQIKKGLEELKK, from the coding sequence ATGACAAACAAACTTCCTAAAGGTGTTGGTGTAGCTTTGGTTACCCCTTTTGATGCTAACTTAAACATTGATTTTTCTGCTTATAAACGCCTTTTGGAGCATACGGCTCAAATTGGTGTAGATTATTGGGTTGTACAAGGTACAACTGGCGAATCTCCTACTACTACATTTGCTGAAAAGGCTCAGTTGTTAGCCTTTGCCAAAGAAAATAATCCAAAGAAATTGCCTATTGTATATGGAATGGGTGGCAATAATACTGAAACGATTATTCAAAACATAAAAAATACAGATTTGGAAGGCGTAACAGCTCTTTTATCTGTAAGTCCATATTACAACAAACCTTCTCAAAGGGGTATTATTGCTCATTATCAGAAGATTGCAGATGTTTCACCTGTACCCATTGTACTTTATAATGTACCTGGCAGAACAGGCTCTAACATTACAGCCGAAACTACTTTAGCATTAGCAGAACACCCCAACATCATTGCAACTAAAGAAGCTTCAGGAAATCTAGTTCAATGTATGGAGATAGCTAAAAATAAGCCTAAAGACTTTATGTTAATTTCTGGAGATGATATGCTTACTGTACCCATGATAAGTTTTGGAGCAGAAGGCGTTATTTCTGTGATGGCAAATGCCTTCCAAGAATTTAACGATATGAGTCATTTAGCACTTGAAAAGAATTTTGAAGCTGCTTCACAAAAACTGTTCAGCCTACTTACCCTCAACGATTTGATGTATATAGAAGGAAACCCTGTAGGTATCAAGCAGGTATTAACATTTCAAGGTGTTTGTTCTTCAAATGTTCGCTTACCACTTGTAGAGGCTTCCGAAAAACTTTCTGAGCAAATTAAAAAAGGCTTGGAAGAGTTGAAAAAATAA
- a CDS encoding peptidoglycan peptidase — protein sequence MSIVSYQKYNPIKQENFQKIKDRDIIFHVSLSGQGKAIQLATKSKYTHCGIIYEENGNFWVYEAIQPVQKTPLKEWIQRGDKQHYVIKRLKNASNVLIPEVLQKMKDYGKTFQGKNYDIYFSWSDDRIYCSELVWKIYYKITGIQIGKLQKLREFDLTSSEVKQKMQERYGNNIPFDEDVISPASIFHSKLLTTIISN from the coding sequence TTGAGTATTGTAAGCTATCAAAAATACAACCCTATCAAACAAGAAAACTTCCAGAAAATAAAAGATAGAGATATTATTTTCCATGTTTCTCTTTCGGGGCAGGGCAAAGCTATTCAACTTGCTACCAAATCGAAATATACACATTGTGGCATTATTTATGAAGAAAATGGAAATTTCTGGGTGTATGAAGCCATACAACCTGTCCAAAAAACACCTTTGAAAGAGTGGATACAAAGAGGTGATAAGCAACACTATGTAATTAAAAGACTCAAAAATGCTTCTAATGTTTTAATACCTGAAGTTTTACAAAAAATGAAAGACTATGGTAAAACTTTTCAAGGTAAAAATTATGATATTTATTTTTCGTGGTCTGATGATAGAATTTATTGTTCTGAACTTGTTTGGAAAATCTATTATAAAATTACAGGTATTCAAATTGGCAAGCTTCAAAAGTTAAGAGAATTTGACCTAACAAGCTCTGAAGTCAAGCAGAAAATGCAAGAAAGATATGGAAATAACATTCCTTTTGATGAAGATGTCATTTCTCCTGCAAGTATCTTTCATTCAAAGTTATTAACCACTATCATTTCTAATTAA
- a CDS encoding 50S ribosomal protein L27: MAHKKGVGSSKNGRESHSKRLGIKLFGGQTCIAGNIIVRQRGTQHHPGNNVGIGKDHTLYALTDGVVVFKKGKNDRSFVHIETAQA; the protein is encoded by the coding sequence ATGGCACACAAGAAAGGTGTGGGTAGTTCTAAAAACGGACGTGAATCACACAGTAAAAGATTGGGGATTAAGTTGTTCGGTGGGCAAACTTGTATTGCTGGCAACATTATCGTGAGACAGAGAGGTACACAACATCACCCTGGAAATAATGTAGGTATCGGTAAAGATCATACATTATATGCTTTGACAGATGGCGTTGTGGTATTTAAAAAAGGCAAGAATGACCGTTCTTTTGTTCATATAGAAACGGCTCAAGCCTAA
- a CDS encoding 50S ribosomal protein L21, which produces MYAIVEIAGQQFKVQENQYIYTHRLPEALDADVKFDKVMLVDDNGSITVGAPVIAGASVSGKVLAHVKGDKVIIFKKKRRKGYRRKNGHRQFLTKVQISKISL; this is translated from the coding sequence ATGTACGCTATCGTAGAAATCGCGGGACAGCAATTTAAAGTTCAAGAAAATCAGTATATCTATACACACAGATTACCTGAAGCTCTTGACGCTGACGTGAAATTTGACAAGGTAATGCTTGTTGATGACAATGGTTCTATTACTGTTGGTGCTCCTGTTATTGCTGGAGCAAGTGTGAGTGGCAAAGTGCTTGCTCATGTAAAAGGTGATAAAGTTATCATCTTCAAGAAAAAAAGAAGAAAAGGATATCGCAGAAAGAATGGACACAGACAATTCTTGACTAAAGTTCAGATTTCTAAAATTTCCTTATAA